The sequence TAACCCCAACCTAATCACCTAAACTAATCACGACTGTAATTTGCCGCGGCTCGGACCAAAGTTAACCTAACCTAATCACCAAAACTGAAATTAATTATCACGTTTCTCTTTCGAGTTTCCTTATTTTAATTGGATTTAATAATCTAACAGTTTCTTAACCTAAAACGACTTACCACGATTGTCTCAGTATCATCTATGCAGGATATATACACCTACGAATCGATCGTTTAGTTATTGACTTTTTTTTATTGAAGCATTTCTTTTAGTTATTGGTATGAGATTATTCTCTAATCTATTACTTATCTCCATTCAACATCACTTCTCATAAGGTTGATTTTCTTATTCGAATAATGTAATAGTGGATGACCCACCATGAAGACTATTGCTTCAAGAAAAAGAAACAGGTAAACTATTTTTTCCCTTCTCGAAGACAACCATGAAGACTATTCGTAACCAACGGATATATTCCACTCATCGAATTAGTCAATTTAAATATGACTTTTTTTCTATGGGCGGGGTCAACAGCCCCGGATAGTTTGATCCGACCAATAAGATATTGAAATTTGCGTAAGGAACTATAACTCCGTTTAATTTGACCCGATCAATAAAATACTGGAGTTTGTGTAAGGGGCTATGGCCGAGGGCTGCTAATTTGACCTGACCAACAAAATACTGGAATTTCATAAGGGACCACGGCTGGGGCCTCAGGCTCCGACTTATTTGACCCGACAGATAATATACCAGAATTCGTTCAGGGGACTACAGTCGGGGCTAtaagccccggctaatttgactcGTCCAACAAAATACCAGAATTTGTGTAGGGGATAACCGCAGGGGCTATAGGAcccgactaatttgacccgaCCAAAAAGATACTGGAATTTGAGAAGGGGATTACAGCCCCGGTGTAGGAATAGAATATCGCAACAATAATGCTTTGTCGAAATTCTACTAATAAGTGTGTGCGAAGTCGTCGTAGATAAATAGGAGAATGATGTAATAAGTGACGTGAGATCGAACATGAGAAAAGCATGAAGATTTAGCGAGATTGAAGAATATGTGCGAAAAGCACCTTTGTGAATCCGCGAGAAGATCGCAAGCCAAACACAAAAATGTTAGGAAACTTAGCTATCATCCACAATGTAATTCCCTATATAAGGGACCAAGTAGTTCGagtaaagggagagatcttttggagtggtgaagaagaaagtaagAGAGAGAAAGTCGGTAGGGAGAATTTTTTTCCCTTTGAGTGTTCTTGAGAGTTTTGtaaaattaataagaaaaatcaataaaaGCTAAGTGTCCAATTTCATATTCAGTGATAGATTCTAGATCATACTAGGGTGTGGTTGTAGGGAAACCTGCAAGTACATTTTGACGTTAGAAATCAACTCGGATTGTTCTTGTTGGTGGAGCTTATTGGAAAATAAGCTTGAAGATTGTCATGGTGCTTTAGAAAAGAAAGAGAtaattgatgaagaatttgagtaGTTTCGAGAATAAATTGTGTAATTAACATATACAAATTGATTCGGATAAGATTTTGTGGTAGACATTCTTCAAAAATTAAAGAATTCTTGGGAAGTAATATCCAAAAAAGTGATGAAAGAAATCTGTGAACGTAGTAAGCTTGAGTTAATAAAAACAAGAGAAGataatactacctccgtcccactattaagtaaCCTAGTGTAATTTAGTTAtacactaggtcacttaatagtgggacggagggagtaagagATTGGAATGTAATGTAATAACTAAGTCCCTAGTTACAGAATTTCATGACAACATAATGTGGAGATTAACATAATGTGGAGATTAATATAGAAAATAAACAGTATAAGAACAATTTCAGCAAAATCAATAAGGGAACTAACCTTGGAGCCTCCGTAGAAACGATAGTAGGCAGTGAAATTTGTAAAGAGTGAAAGAAAGGAAAGTTGCAGAGGACGAAGAAATAAGGAAGATGAAGATGGGGAAGACGAAGTAAAAGAAGAGAGATATTCTTTCAGCAGGTTCTCCTCTTAAATAGGCAAAAGGGAATGACACGATGAAATGGAACGTGTCGGTAAAAAAGGGAAAGAACGGTGCTTGATTCATGGAAAGTTGTCCAAAACTGAGAATATCGAGAAATAGGTAGTTACGGCATTTCGGAGGATAGATTCTCACATCATTTTCTTCTTTGTAGATAAAGACGTGGGAAGAGGTAAAATATAGGAACAAAATATCGCAGCAATAATGCTTTGACGAATTTCTACTAATAAGTGTGTGCGAAGTCGTCACAGATAAATAGGAGAATGATGTAATAAGTGACGTGAGCTCGAACATGAGAAAAGCATGAAGATTTAGCTAGATTGAAGAATATGTGCAAGAAGGACCTTTGTGAATCCACGAGAAGATCGCAAGCCAAATCCGAAAATGTGGGGaacttagctgtcatccactatgtaatttttgtataaggaCCTAATAGTTCGAGTAAAGGAAGAGATCTTTTGTGGTGGTGAAGAATAAAGTTAGAGAGAAAGTCTGTAAAGAGAATTGTTTTCCCTTTGAGTGTTCTCGAGAGTTTTGtaaaattaataagaaaaatcaataaaaGTTAAGTGTTGAATTTCATATTCAGTGATAGATTTCTTAGATCATACTAGGGTGTGGTTGTAAGGAAACCTGCAACTACACTTACAATAATTAACAAATGGTCCCAATGTCTACAAGTTCGGCTTCATTGCACTAGTCGCTCATCTGGTTATTTAGAGCCAAACAACTCTCTTATAATGTTACAAGGCAGCGAATCTCAAAGTTACAACCAAAAACAATGTTCATCTTTGCAGAACACATTCCATTTGTTTTCCGTTAATATATCAAGATACTGTTTAAGATAGGAGAACTTGAGAAGAGACAGTTTTGTCTAAGTGCAGAGCTAGAAAGAAAAAACAAGCCATTCCGAAGAATAGAGCAGTGATCATTATTATTAACATCGCGTCCAATGTGATGAGCGGACTCAGAAAGAACACAATTGCAATTGCTGCGCTTTGCCAAACCTTGAGTTGAGCAAATGCACCTCGCTACAGCACACAAGCCCAAAAAACAGCATCGTTAATAAGCTTGCCACAACAGATTATACACAAAGGATTGCAGAAGAGAAACTAGTTTAGTTAGGCCTAAATTAATAATTCTCTAGACTACTCTAGCATAGTTGTCAACGTGTTTGTGTGGCAATAAAATAGAGTAGAACATCTAAACCGGTCTTGATTCTGTTTTGCTGAACTGCTTCCATGTGAGTTCATAATACTGGTCGGGCTCAATCAGCAAAACTAGTAATTTTCAACAAATTAGCCGTAAAGAGAGACTAGTTTCGATTTGAAAATTCGATAAGGCAATGTACGAGCTGAGGTTATTAAATTTGATTAGGATCAAGCGCACAAGAAACCAAACGAAGGATACAAACTCGGGCGAAATTTGAAGTATCAGTGTCAAGTTAATCAAAATCTGAATTTACCGTGTCATCTTTGAAAAGGATTCCAAGCAACGCATTTAGTTGTGTATTGAATACTGCGTCTCCAATACCTAACATAGCTGCCATCAAAAGAGGGTAGACATAACCAAGAACACCGCTAGTTGCACTGCATCAAAAAAGATCGGATAAAGCAAATCAATTCCTTGTCAGGCACACGGTCATATAGCTAATGACATACAAAATTTCAGATTTAGGATTCAGCTTTCATGGAATGTGTACCTGTAACTCAGCAAAATCCATAGAAGTACAATAAGCTGAACAAAAGCTCCGCAAGGAGTAATGACAGCAATTGAAGAGAGACCTGAGGTGAGTCGCCCAGTTATCAATGAACACTGATACAAAAGACATCATAGCAGGTTTAGATTAGCCAAAGCCTTGTCAGACTCTAACCTTTACTGCTGGTCAATTGTATGTACTAATTCTTATCAGCTTTTAGTACTTACAATTGCATCAAAAGCCCCATACACTGCCATTGCACCACCCACACCTGACACCCCAAGTGCTGGCTTAACTACTTCCTTGGTGAACTCCGCCCTAATACGTAAAACATAATAACAGTAATATATACAGGGAACGGGGAAACAAGAAAAATTATGCGAATTATACTAGTGTTCAATAAAAGAATTATACAACGGATTAGAACATAGACAGTACCACACAAATGCTTGCTGTAAGCCTGAATATGCGATAAGTGGGATAATTAGCAGCATTCGCAGGTCCAATAAAGGAGCAGTAACTTTTATACTGAGAGAAGATTTTTGTGCTTTGAGATTTCGCCCATCATCATCTCGTTCATGCAAGAAGAACATTAGTATGATTCCGAAGGTCATGCTTCCAAGGAAGACCACAAACAAAAATGTCGTTCCACTAGTTTTTCCTTCCTGTAGAAATATACCAAAACTGTCAATCACTGGGGTCATCTATAAAATCGAATATTCATTAAAGTATCCACCTAACAATTGTAGATACAATATTGCAATTTGTAACATGCAAGGCTAAGTTGCAGAGCCGAAGATCATAAGAGATTAACATACCATTCCATCTCTCAACAAAGCTAGTGTTAGAAAATTTCCAAAGAACTGCGGGATGAAAAGAATCACGTAAGAAAGTCTATAAAAAAACAGAAAGAAATGGAAGCACCAAGTTATCATAATCCTCATTTGTGTACGCAGGAAAACGCACCTGTCGACTTGCAAACATTCCAAAGAATTCTCCATTGAAGTTCCCAATGACCGTTCCTTCATGTAACTGGGAATCATTGGCATGGCTTCTCGCAGCGGAAGTAAGATATGTTCCCTGATTAATCCCAACATACTGGTTCACGCCTTCACGCCCAAACGAAATTAAAGCatagaaaatgaaatgaaataaaatagaATACTGGCCAGCTAACCTGTCCAACCCAAATAATTGAAGCACAAAAACCAAGATATATAGCAGCAGGTCCCATCGAATACCTGCAGGAAGGGAAATCACTTTTTTAGCTAGTTTACTCCTGCTTTGAAATGAAACTAATAAAGTGATCTTATCGTATAAACCAATGATTCAGAAAAAAATTTAACTAATCAAAATGAATTACCAAGATGGTGTCAGATTCGCAGCTACATATAACCAATATCCAGTTGTGCCTAAAATCAAAGCATTCTTCGAACCCAACAACCGAACTGTTGTTGAAGAAAATAGAGAGAAAAAAGTGAAGGATACATATGAAATTCCCAGTGAGGTAGTACCCAAATTTTGCTCCTGAAAAAATGAAAAACGAAGTATCAAATACCCAAAAGTGAAATTGTTTAAATCCACAAGAAAACATTCAATAACAATTAGCAAAATATATGAATTTGAAACTACTCACAGTATTGACAGTACTCTGCAGATTCTGAGCAGCACCGTAAGCCAAAAATATTAACAAGAAAGCACAGCTCAGTATATGGACATCTTTGGTATAATTTTGAGTTGTATTCCCAGGAATCAGAGGTGCTTCTACATCCCCTAAATTTACACAATCCATGATATTTTCAAGTGTCTCTTTATGCCTCCAACCAGTTACACCCTACTTACAAGAACAAGATCACTTTACGAAGGCACCAAAGTATCTTACAAATTAAACTAAGACTTTGGAACGAGGAAGTATTCGAGATCCCGGAGTTATCCACTTCACAATATCCCAATGTTAATAGAAGAAATCTTAAATTCCTAACAGACAAACACATATATTTAATGAATTTTCAGTATTCACTGGTGAAAGGATCTACTATACTTATATTGCTTCGAAAACTTTCGTAATATCAGCGTTTACAAAACTCTCtaacaacaaaaaattgtttTGAAATGTAGTATTATCAACTTATCAAGAAcacaaagaaaaataagaattgTATACTGAATTTCATACAAGGATTACACTAAGCAACAGTTGTGGCGGTGGGAAGAGAGAAGCACGATACCATGTGATACACTGCACCTAGATTTATATCATCTTCAAAACCCGTACCAAGTTTATGAGTCGATTATTTTCACAGCCATCTCCACCTGTAACATGTTAAATTACAATATCTCAATTATACGTCGACAGATAATGTCGACAATGATTCACATCTACGTGTTTCTGCATATCCACGATGTCATGTTTTCGCATAATGTCTATCAAAAATTTTACCAGATGACAAAGGAACAACACTTTAAAATTTTATCCAACAAGATAGGTACAATTATTCGAATCCAatgaacaaaaaaacaaaacatcaaTTTCATCAATCAAATACGGATCTAAATACAGCAATTCACCCTATTATTAGCAAAAAAAATCCACCATGATTTTTCACCAGCAAAAATTCACATTAACTTTCACCAGGAAATTATTACTTATTACCCTAATTGAATCAAGAGCTAGTAAATTTGGTAACAGCTTTGGTACCCTCAGAAACAGCGTGTTTCGCCAACTCTCCCGGAAGAACGAGCCGAACTGATGTCTGGATCTCCCTCGACGTAATTGTAGGTTTCTTATTATACCTAGCCAATCTTGATGATTCTTGGGCTAATTTCTCAAAAATGTCATTTATGAAACTATTCATTATTCCCATTGCTTTACTTGAGATCCCAATATCTGGATGCACTTGTTTCAGAACCTTGAATATGTAGATCTTGTATGTTTCATtgcttttcttcatttttttcttctttttctcgaTCAGACCAGATCCTTCTTTTGTTACTGCTGGTAAGCGTTTCTCTGCTTTGGCAGGTTTGTTTTCTGCTGGTGATGGTGCTGGTGATGATgatttcttctcttcttgttgttgatcttcttctgttgTTGATGGTTTTTTCTCTGCCTTCGGTGCCATTGTTAAGATTTGAGAGAGATGGAATTTTGGTGGAGGAGAATTGGAATCGTTTGGTTTTTTTATTTATAGGTTTGGGCAAATAGTATGATTGGTGGAGAGGAAATTACTAGAGCACCATATTAGGTTGATTAGGGTAGCCAGTAAATACTTTCTAAAAGAAATATTAAAgaagccaaaaagagaaaaagaatcacAACATATCCAGAGTTGACGATaataatcatttttttattttataccaTTTTCCTAACTCTGCGAGAAGATTTTTTAGGGTATCTAGTTGTTCAAAGATGTTTCCAGATCTATGAATAGTAATTTTATTGTTTAAGGATTTGATAATTTTGTGTATGTTCCCAAAGAAATTAGTGTTGCAATCGGCTAAATCGGAGGAGAGTAACTTTATAAGCCCAGTGAATGAAGTTCCATTGGAGTTTGCGGAGTGTAATTTCCAAGATGCATCAAATACCGTAGGTAGAGTGGGATGAATTAACCAGGATCGAAGACATCTAAATGCTTTTTGGATCCTATATTTTTCTGGGTTTGAGTCCAATGAAATAGGCATATGATCAGAACTTACCCTTTGGAGGTGAGTTACCTTAGTATCCGGAAATTTATGCGACCACAGGAATGAAGTTAGCGCCCTGTCAATTCGTTTGCATATGTTTGCCTCCCCTTGCGGTTGTTTGACCAAGTGAATGGCGATCCTTCGTACACCACATCTTGTAAGCCCAAAGTGTCTATAGCATCGATGACGAAGGATTTACTGTTGCTGGATCCAGCTATGGTCCCACCTTGTTTCTCATTTTTGTCTAGTATTACATATAGGTCGCCTATTAGAACCCAATGCTTGTTTACTTGTTGCGCAATTTCCATGATATATGTCCATTGTCGATTTTTTCTTCTGCTTCGACTGCTCCGTATACAAATGTGATTATTATATCTGTATTTTCTATTTTAGAATCAAAATGGCAAACATTAAATTTTGACAaaattaatttcagttcaatattGCTGTGCCAGGATATAACTAAACCTAAACCCTTAGCTATTCCACGGAAGGAAAAATAAACCAGTCACCAAAGGAAGAATTTTTGAAAAAAGAGTCGATGCGAGTCAAAGGAGCTTTTGTCTCAGCCAAACAACTATATCAGGCTTGTAGTACTGACACAAGTAATGAAAATGATCCTTAGTAATGGGGGTTCCAAAACCCTGGACGTTCCAGGATAGTAGCTTCATTgaggaagaaaaataagaaagtaGTCTTACAAGATTAATAGAAAAGTAAGGAAATCCCTAGAAAAGTTACCTagagagaaaaataaaatcatcCAGAAGCCTAACTTACAACCAAAATAGATAAATAGCAGAAGATAAATAATAGGTAGGGGGAAGCAGTTTAGTACAAGCATGTAACGAAACCTAGTAAAACAAACAACACACCGACACTTAAAAATTTAAAGGAAAAAAAGATTAATGTGAATTATGAAGGGAAATTTTAATAAGGCACCGAAATTAATCAGGAAGACAACTTAACACAAAGTAgttatatataagattggatgtaCAAGATATGGTTTAAACAGACTAGGGAAGTTAAGCAACTAATACAGGACTAAACAACTAAATACAAATAAGAAAGAACAGataatagcaaaaaaaaaagaagttgcaGACTGAAACAAAAAACAACCAAGAAAAGATCCATAGGTTCTGAATCTAAGTATACACTGTGGTTCATTTAGGTTTCTAATGATTCATATGGGGTCATAAACGCCTCATCCAAGCTTGGATTTTTCTTTGCACTTAGCCTTAGGGTCCACAATGACTTGAGAGGCAGTAGAGCCTTCACCACCAAACCACTGATGAGGATGGGAGCTTGTAAAGATGGACTTGTCTTGCTCCTCAATTACATGAATGTCCTTAGAAATCTCAGGAATTTGCTATGTTTGCTGACAGTCAATCTCagttttcttcagtttcttcgaAGCTGGTAGAGGTACATCCCAGTGGAAAAAAAGACTGCATTAGTTGCCAGTTCCTAGAATAGTCCATATCCAAGTGGGGATGGTTATGAGATGAGCTAGAACCACTCCAAAAATCATCTTCGGAACTCAGAGAATGACCATGCCTATCTCTTTTTTGAACTACCTTCACATGTAAGCATCTTTGTTGTCACCTCCAACAGGGGGGAAAGGAGTTGCATTTGCATTTAGAGCACTCATGGTAGGATTAGCAGTCTCACTGAGTTGTTGTGTTTCACCAGCACTACCTTGACTAGCATGATGTACTTCAAACTGCTTTGGATAATCAGAGCAGGTAATCTCAGATGCACCttgttcttcatcagaatcaattAAGTTATCCTCATCAAAGCCCATCATGTCATTTTGGATAACCTGCTGAGCTGGTTGTTGTAGATTTTCATGCTCCTTTTGTTGTTCATCAATGTTCTGCATAGCAGCCAATACATCAGTTGCCTCAACTTGTTGCTGATAAGCCACAAATTGCTCAAAGTTATCCATTTTATGACCTATCACCTTGCAGAAGTCACAATAGTTGTTTGGAAAATGATGGAATTGGAAGGACACTTCATTGTTGAAACCCATTTCATTTTCAGCATAAACACTGAAGATGAGTGTCTGCCTGAATCTAATATTAGCTATGATGGTTATTGAATACCTCCCATTTTCTTTTCTTACAGGATacgaaaaagagagaatttctcCCATGCAAGATATGTAACTCCTTAATTAGGTTCTCACTAGTCACCTGAGCTTGAGTTAGGTTATGCACTGTGATGAAAAAAATTTCTTCAGTTGGGATCCAGTTAACCAATTGCTCTCTCTTGTCCCATTTCTTGATGCAGAATAAGTCACCATAGACTACTCTTGTAGCCACTGCAAAGACTCTATGTATTTCTCTTCTCTCTCAAACCTCACCAGAAACATAAATTCATTAAGAGACTTGACAGAGAGGCCTCCTTGAATCTTCCACTAAAATAAAAGGGCTTTTCTAACATCCCTGCTGTTTCTATTAACTGGTTCAGCAAAGACTCCTAACAAGCAGCTTGTCCACAATTGCTCATTATTCATGAACCTTGGTGGGATAATATCTTCTAGAGCAAACTGCCTACCACTATTCAAATTCAAAGAGGCTTGTAACATGTTTGTTAGGTTTAAAACATCACCATGCCAAACAGCTTGCACGGTGATACAGAAACTCAGCTGGAGAGCTACTGAAAGGGTTTTGAAGAGAATTTTTAGATAAGTGTGGTAAGGTTGGAAAGTGAGCAGAAAGAAGGATGCATAACAAGGTTTGAGAATACAATTAGATATGGTGATTAAATAGGGAAGAACTAGGATTTTGCAGATGATTAAAAAATTGCTTCACTGAATCAATTAGGTTTTGTTAAAATATTGCTTCGCTGAATCAATTAGGTTTTAAAAAATCACAGAGTCTAAACTAACAACGATTGGATAGAATATAGGTTGATAATCaaaagggttatttggtttttagtATTTAAGTTTTGACTGAAATctgtgtttggtctaacatttgcccATTCTTTGTGTTTGGGCTAAAGACCAATGTTAATCCGCGTTGACTCAGTTAAATGTTGATTTCTGTTATTCATTAATGGCACCGTTAGACACGTGACTCACTTGCGGGATCAATTCAGACGGGTCTATTTTTCTGATCGATAATCGATTTTGACTTTCATTTGTTGAGTTCCGCGGGTTGCTGAAGTTGAGAGAGCTTTCCGGCGATTCCTTAACGAGCCAAGTCCGATCAAATCCTAAAACCGCAACCCTAGATTTCCCACTAATTACAAACTCTTCCAAATGAACTCCCCCATTAACAAACTCTTCTAAATCAGCCATTGATATCAAAGCCATCTTGATAGCTAATATAGCACCAGTTTCGCCACCAAGCTCAAGCAGAGCAGAAGAATCATTTTCCAGTTTTCTCAAAACATCCTAAGAATCAATCGGCTAAAACGGTACTCTTTCCAATAAGCAAATAGAAACCATTGCTCTTGATCAAGGAAGATTTTGTGAACTAGTTTTGTTTGATTTAGGGGAATTTTGTTTAGATCCATTGCATGTTTTTGATGAATTAGGATCTGCTTGTTTTTGGTGAATCgggtttgtttgtttttgattgatgaaTTTGGGATTTTTAAGCATAAGTAAAATtgagattttttatttgatggTTGCAGTGGTAACAAGAGGTAACTTTGTCGGCGGCTAGCCAAGAGTGCAAGAGATGTTGTGCTTTGGTGTCAAAAGTATTCGGAAGTGTTCACAGAATCTTGAATCTCTTGATATGATTGTGGTCGTGAACTCAATGAATGAGTTGGGATCTTGTTCTGCTAATCGGTAATGAATggaattattttttgttttctaagAGTTTTGATTTAATTAGAAATGTGGGGGTTGTCGAATTTAGAAATTGCTGCAGGAAAAAGACACAGATGGTATTAGATATCAAAAACATCCTCATGTTTGTAGCAACAAACCACCGTACAACAAGTATTTGATAGAATGCATAAACCATCAAGCTTATTTCCGCCTGGTTTATTTGAAAGTGGCTACGAGTAGATTTTGGCATCAAATAAACACTAAACTTTTGATACGAGTTTGAATTGTTGTGGCTGGATATGGATTAAAAGAGAATTTTGATGAGAGTCGCCGGAAAATTAGGGAGAACGAGTTCTTACCGGAGGAAGAAGTACGTTGAAAACCTGCTGATGTTTATGTATGAACTAAATTCTTAACGGATCTTGTCTGTTAATCTAGATACAACACACCGATACACGTGCATTGTTTTGGACTTGGCAGGTTATTAAAGTTTATTTTCTTTTCGTATTTTCTAATTTAGTTAACATAATTATTGGCAAGTTACGGTCTAACCAAGTCAACGCGGGTCggcgttggtctttagaccaaacgcaaagaCCGGATGGATAAATGTCAGACCAAACTCAGATTTCAGTCAAAGcttaagtaccaaaaaccaatgaacTATAATCAAAACCAAACAGGTATATGAGAAGACCTTTGGAATTGAAATAGATGTCAATTCAGAGCTATATTTGACAGTAATTAGCACAACTTCCGGCATATCAGAAGAGTGATTATAGAGTGAATCGGACTGAGAGGGGATATTCATAATCATTACCTGACATGGGTGATAAAAATTGAGACGCAACCGTGTAGATTTAGCTTTGTTGAAAAGACTTCTCGactgccaccaccactaccaATCTTCCAattaaaaattaaacctaaccctAATATAATATCACCTCATTGAGAAAAAACCTATAGAACTAAGTGCGTCTGTATCATCAGAGCCTGTGAGCGGCCAATTATCCGTTCATGACGACGGGGAAACCAGAAGGAAACggtggagaagaaagaaaaagcttgaaaagaaACTGGTTTTCCGTGGGAAAACGATATTCGGGTTCCTTTGGGACAACAGTACACTGCACACTTATAAAACATCGTATACCTTGCTTTATGTTTGATCCTTATCGAAGTTCACTGCTGCCTAAAACAGTTGAGGCTTTGCACGCAAATCTGGTTATGGACACCGGTTGATCTTGATCCAAACACCTTAGGAACTGATGATGACGAAGATGTTTCAGATATTTTCTCTACTCATTGTTTGTAAAATTCTGATTTGTTATTTTATCTACTCATTGTTTTTCACTTATTGATGTAATTTCTTGCAGAATTTATAGGTTCTCTTGCAACTTCTAAGTTCATCCgcattgacatagatgatgatgaagaagaagaagattgagttgTACCGTAAGTCATTTGAACTGCCATTAAGCACATTGAATTCTACTGCTATTTGTTACAATCATAGTAGTGTACAACACCTTTATGGACACACCAGGTCTAGTCATAATATAAACTAGTGTATGTATAGACATATTCTACTGGTTCATAATTTCTGATTAAGTTCCTGAACTACTCAAGCCGGAACCAATTTAATACATTTTTAGGTATTCAACTATTGAGAATGTGTCTGAGACTAATTAGGAAGGTCTCAGATGTACACGTCTCTTAGAACATAAACTAGGAaagtctgagactgatatggaatgtgTTTATACTAGGAAAGTCTAGGAAAGACTTATCTAGGAAaccgagactgatatggaatgtaTTTCTATTAGGACTCTATTATGTGGTCGCACAtatatatatccttgtaatcagttTTGAAGAGACATGAAATAATATACACAAAATTCTtaacatggcatcaagagccagtttcgaaacctaaaaaaaaaaaaaaaaaactaaagatggTTAAcgaaattgaatcatccaaaggaAAGACGGTGGAATATGATGTACAAAAGAAGAACCCTGTATATTACCTAGGTTCGAGGACAGGAAATATCATCACGCCAATAACTTTGAGAGGAAAtaattatgatgaatgggctagagccataagaagatcgttaatagccaaaagaaaatttggttttattgaTGGAACAGTTACAAGACCTGAAGATCCGGATCAGTT is a genomic window of Papaver somniferum cultivar HN1 unplaced genomic scaffold, ASM357369v1 unplaced-scaffold_6, whole genome shotgun sequence containing:
- the LOC113343452 gene encoding UNC93-like protein 3 isoform X2, yielding MDCVNLGDVEAPLIPGNTTQNYTKDVHILSCAFLLIFLAYGAAQNLQSTVNTEQNLGTTSLGISYVSFTFFSLFSSTTVRLLGSKNALILGTTGYWLYVAANLTPSWYSMGPAAIYLGFCASIIWVGQGTYLTSAARSHANDSQLHEGTVIGNFNGEFFGMFASRQFFGNFLTLALLRDGMEGKTSGTTFLFVVFLGSMTFGIILMFFLHERDDDGRNLKAQKSSLSIKVTAPLLDLRMLLIIPLIAYSGLQQAFVWAEFTKEVVKPALGVSGVGGAMAVYGAFDAICSLITGRLTSGLSSIAVITPCGAFVQLIVLLWILLSYSATSGVLGYVYPLLMAAMLGIGDAVFNTQLNALLGILFKDDTRGAFAQLKVWQSAAIAIVFFLSPLITLDAMLIIMITALFFGMACFFFLALHLDKTVSSQVLLS
- the LOC113343452 gene encoding UNC93-like protein 3 isoform X1; the encoded protein is MGVTGWRHKETLENIMDCVNLGDVEAPLIPGNTTQNYTKDVHILSCAFLLIFLAYGAAQNLQSTVNTEQNLGTTSLGISYVSFTFFSLFSSTTVRLLGSKNALILGTTGYWLYVAANLTPSWYSMGPAAIYLGFCASIIWVGQGTYLTSAARSHANDSQLHEGTVIGNFNGEFFGMFASRQFFGNFLTLALLRDGMEGKTSGTTFLFVVFLGSMTFGIILMFFLHERDDDGRNLKAQKSSLSIKVTAPLLDLRMLLIIPLIAYSGLQQAFVWAEFTKEVVKPALGVSGVGGAMAVYGAFDAICSLITGRLTSGLSSIAVITPCGAFVQLIVLLWILLSYSATSGVLGYVYPLLMAAMLGIGDAVFNTQLNALLGILFKDDTRGAFAQLKVWQSAAIAIVFFLSPLITLDAMLIIMITALFFGMACFFFLALHLDKTVSSQVLLS
- the LOC113343453 gene encoding histone H2B.9-like; protein product: MAPKAEKKPSTTEEDQQQEEKKSSSPAPSPAENKPAKAEKRLPAVTKEGSGLIEKKKKKMKKSNETYKIYIFKVLKQVHPDIGISSKAMGIMNSFINDIFEKLAQESSRLARYNKKPTITSREIQTSVRLVLPGELAKHAVSEGTKAVTKFTSS